Proteins co-encoded in one Candidatus Binataceae bacterium genomic window:
- a CDS encoding acyl-CoA dehydrogenase — protein sequence MDFEFSPEQEAFRAEVRKWIAANLPPELCVDDASDERIAPNRGIFDKRRAWQAKLNQAGYAGFSWPKEYGGRAASLIEQFIWDEEYNSARAPILPGYFGVGLCGPTLMQCGTEEQKKRFLPRILSADDIWCQGYSEPGAGSDLAGLSTRASDKGDNFEINGQKVWTSGAQYADWMFLLARTDPDAPKHRGISYILLDMKSPGVSVRPLITMNGHAHFNEVFFENVHVPKENLVGEINEGWKVAMTTLSFERSFAGGGGHGSQITRLAQLARMVTINGKLAWEQNWVRQQIAQFAIENEAQKYARLRSFTRQLKGLPPGPEGSMLKLFGSELGVRIARFSTELLGGYGLIGETTGTVPDAPRWLNRVLSSRQYTIAGGTSEIQRNIIGERTLGLPKG from the coding sequence GTGGATTTTGAATTTTCGCCTGAGCAGGAAGCGTTTCGCGCCGAGGTCCGCAAATGGATCGCCGCCAATCTGCCGCCCGAGCTATGCGTTGACGATGCCTCCGACGAACGGATCGCGCCCAATCGTGGAATCTTCGACAAGCGCCGCGCCTGGCAGGCGAAACTCAATCAAGCAGGCTACGCTGGGTTCTCATGGCCGAAGGAATACGGGGGGCGTGCCGCGAGCCTGATCGAACAGTTCATCTGGGACGAGGAATACAATAGCGCCCGCGCTCCAATCCTGCCGGGTTATTTTGGCGTGGGACTTTGCGGGCCGACGCTCATGCAATGCGGAACCGAGGAGCAGAAGAAACGCTTCCTGCCGCGAATACTCAGTGCCGACGACATCTGGTGCCAGGGCTACTCCGAGCCGGGAGCCGGCTCCGATCTCGCCGGACTGTCGACCCGCGCGTCCGACAAGGGCGATAACTTCGAAATCAACGGGCAGAAGGTGTGGACCTCGGGCGCGCAGTACGCCGACTGGATGTTCCTGCTGGCACGCACCGATCCCGATGCTCCCAAGCATCGCGGGATCTCCTACATCCTGCTCGACATGAAGAGCCCGGGGGTCAGCGTGCGTCCGCTGATCACGATGAACGGGCATGCGCATTTCAACGAAGTGTTCTTCGAGAATGTCCATGTGCCGAAAGAAAACCTCGTTGGCGAGATAAACGAAGGTTGGAAGGTCGCGATGACGACGCTCAGCTTCGAGCGCAGCTTCGCCGGCGGTGGCGGTCACGGCTCGCAGATAACTCGCCTCGCGCAGCTCGCGCGGATGGTCACGATCAACGGCAAACTCGCATGGGAGCAGAACTGGGTGCGCCAGCAGATCGCGCAATTCGCGATCGAAAACGAGGCGCAGAAGTATGCGCGCCTCAGATCGTTCACGCGCCAGTTGAAGGGGCTGCCGCCTGGGCCCGAAGGTTCGATGCTCAAGCTGTTCGGCTCGGAGCTGGGCGTGAGAATCGCGCGCTTCTCGACCGAGTTGCTGGGCGGCTACGGCCTTATCGGCGAGACCACCGGCACGGTTCCCGACGCGCCGCGATGGCTGAATCGCGTGCTGAGTTCGCGCCAGTACACGATCGCGGGCGGCACGAGTGAGATTCAGCGCAATATCATCGGCGAGCGCACGCTCGGATTGCCGAAGGGCTAA
- a CDS encoding cytochrome c, with the protein MIRKTIVLGSLTALAALTVAPFAFAADMAGAKQNYDTFCVKCHGANGKGDGPAAATLSTKPRDFTDCARMSKISDDTLFGVIKNGGASAGLSKDMQAWSSGFEDDEIHDLVTYVRTFCKK; encoded by the coding sequence GTGATTCGCAAAACGATAGTGCTGGGCTCGTTGACTGCGTTGGCAGCGCTTACCGTTGCGCCGTTCGCGTTCGCCGCCGACATGGCTGGCGCCAAGCAGAACTACGATACGTTCTGCGTAAAGTGCCACGGCGCCAATGGCAAGGGCGATGGGCCGGCGGCGGCGACGCTCAGCACCAAGCCGCGCGACTTCACCGATTGCGCGCGGATGTCGAAGATTTCCGACGATACGCTGTTCGGCGTGATCAAGAATGGCGGCGCCTCGGCCGGGCTCAGCAAGGACATGCAAGCCTGGAGCTCCGGCTTCGAAGACGATGAAATTCATGATCTCGTCACGTATGTAAGAACTTTCTGCAAGAAGTAG
- a CDS encoding FAD-dependent oxidoreductase yields MIDAKPRDLWWFRRNVPCLDACPVKTDAGRYVQLVAEGRFAEAYRVARSPNPIASICGRACGAPCEDACRRGKIDAPVTIRAIKRFLTDHFGPESLSSKSIREMIAGPDGGGSLTPGHLEEMNAKNGARKVAVVGAGPAGLACAHDLATMGYRVTVFEAMPHPGGMLRYGIPTYRLPRDVIDVQVGEIEALGVEFHYSTPLRAGFGIRELKADGFEAIFLAVGASRGRAVPIEGSDTDGVIKAIDYLLNINRGFRVPLGGKVVVIGGGLVAIDAARTAVRAMIPGLTMAAEDEALVESGTMRVALDAAREALRRGALDVTVASLESEPEMPAMKSAQGREEMDIARDEGVSFLPGWGPRRVVARDGRAVGIELVRCVRVFDESGRFRPQFDENDRRTLEAATIILAIGQAPDLSFVTPDDGLAITTAGTLKIDPVTFATDVAGVFAGGDSAFPPSLLITCAQHGKLAARSIDAYLSGAAIGEPRMRVTVEELPTDSYQMVENYELKHRDIPLLPLARRSGITEVETTFTAAEAREQAERCLYCHIHPIYDGSKCILCNRCVDICPEHCLHFALSDEVADRERVSGAMPAAGSAFLYDEAKCIRCGLCAIRCPTSAIKMERFQFEETSS; encoded by the coding sequence ATGATCGATGCGAAGCCGCGCGACCTGTGGTGGTTCCGGCGCAACGTGCCGTGCCTCGACGCGTGTCCCGTCAAGACCGACGCGGGGCGCTACGTGCAACTCGTCGCCGAAGGCCGCTTCGCCGAGGCCTATCGCGTGGCGCGCTCGCCAAATCCGATCGCCTCGATCTGCGGCCGCGCCTGTGGCGCGCCCTGCGAAGACGCATGCCGCCGCGGCAAGATCGACGCGCCGGTGACGATCCGCGCAATCAAGCGTTTCCTTACCGATCACTTCGGACCCGAATCGCTCTCGAGCAAGAGCATCCGCGAGATGATCGCGGGTCCCGATGGTGGTGGCAGCTTAACTCCCGGTCATCTTGAAGAGATGAACGCGAAGAATGGCGCGCGCAAGGTCGCCGTGGTCGGCGCGGGACCTGCGGGCCTCGCGTGCGCGCACGATCTCGCGACGATGGGTTATCGGGTGACCGTGTTCGAAGCGATGCCCCATCCGGGTGGGATGTTGCGTTACGGAATCCCGACTTATCGGCTGCCGCGCGACGTTATCGACGTGCAGGTCGGCGAGATCGAGGCGCTGGGCGTTGAATTTCATTACTCGACACCGCTGCGTGCGGGCTTCGGTATTCGCGAGCTCAAGGCCGACGGCTTCGAGGCGATCTTCCTCGCTGTCGGCGCCTCGCGCGGACGCGCCGTGCCGATCGAAGGTAGCGACACCGACGGTGTCATCAAAGCGATCGACTATCTGCTCAACATCAATCGCGGCTTTCGCGTCCCGCTCGGCGGCAAGGTCGTCGTGATCGGCGGTGGTCTGGTTGCGATCGACGCGGCGCGCACTGCCGTTCGCGCGATGATTCCCGGCCTCACGATGGCGGCCGAGGACGAAGCGCTGGTCGAAAGCGGCACGATGCGTGTCGCTCTCGATGCGGCGCGCGAGGCGCTGCGCCGCGGCGCTCTCGACGTGACAGTCGCGAGCCTCGAGTCCGAACCTGAGATGCCCGCGATGAAATCGGCGCAGGGCCGCGAGGAGATGGACATCGCGCGCGACGAGGGCGTGAGCTTCCTGCCGGGATGGGGTCCGAGACGCGTTGTCGCGCGCGATGGACGCGCGGTCGGTATCGAACTCGTGCGATGCGTCCGCGTGTTCGACGAATCAGGGCGCTTCCGGCCGCAGTTCGATGAAAACGATCGCCGCACGCTCGAAGCTGCGACGATCATCCTTGCGATCGGCCAGGCGCCCGATCTTTCTTTCGTCACGCCCGACGATGGCCTCGCGATCACTACCGCCGGCACGCTCAAGATCGATCCGGTGACGTTTGCGACCGACGTGGCGGGCGTATTTGCGGGCGGTGACTCGGCCTTTCCACCCTCTTTGCTCATCACCTGTGCGCAACACGGCAAGCTCGCCGCACGATCGATCGATGCGTACCTGAGCGGCGCTGCGATCGGCGAGCCGAGGATGCGAGTCACGGTCGAAGAACTTCCGACCGACTCCTATCAGATGGTCGAAAACTACGAGCTGAAGCATCGCGATATCCCGCTGCTTCCGCTCGCGCGGCGCAGTGGAATCACCGAAGTCGAAACCACCTTCACGGCGGCCGAGGCTCGCGAGCAAGCCGAGCGCTGCCTCTATTGCCATATCCATCCGATCTACGACGGCTCCAAGTGCATCCTGTGCAATCGATGCGTCGATATCTGCCCCGAGCATTGCCTGCATTTCGCGCTGAGCGACGAGGTTGCCGATCGCGAGCGCGTGTCGGGCGCGATGCCCGCCGCCGGCAGTGCGTTTCTCTACGACGAGGCCAAATGTATTCGCTGCGGCCTGTGCGCGATCCGCTGCCCCACCTCCGCAATCAAGATGGAGCGGTTTCAGTTCGAGGAAACCAGCAGTTAA